CTTACCAGTTCGGTTTTTGATTCCCCAGTTCCAAAGTTGGAGGGGGACTGCTGGCAATTCATCGGGCATATCTTTCGCAAAATCATAATCTTTCACTACATGCCGAGTGTTGTAGTTGATGATGATGTGTATCACGGTCTCAGTGAACGCTGCTAAGGTTAATTCTGCATCTAACTCGTATCGTCGCCCCAAACGTTTTTTACCATTAACCGGTTCAACGATACCGCTGATGTAGGGCTTAAATTTTGTCTGAAGTGTATTGAAATATCGCTCCACACCACCTTTGTCATCCCCTCGGTAGGAACGCGAGTTACTCAATTGGACATTAAACGCATTGACGAGTACGTCAGCTTGCCTATGTAGAAGCTCGCCTTTATCTGCCATGATGGATGCCGGAAGCCCAACGGATGGCCACATACTGTTATCTATATCTATGCCATAGCTTCGGCAGTACTCTGTCTTATCTAAAAAGGCGTTTGACATCGCCATCATCGCAGCTACCCAAGAAGGGTTTTCTAATCCAACGTAAAGCCCTGTAACCATTCGACTAAACACATCTTTAACTATGTAAACTACTGGTCTCCCGATGATTTTATTTGGGTCTTTTTCAGAAACTAAGTATAGATCAGCTATCGTTGCATCTATCTCATAACGACCGCCCGGCCCAATATTCATGTATGCCGAGGTACTCGTTAATGCTCTAATGTCTTTATCATATATTTTAGATGGCGTCCGCAGCTTAACGACATCATGTTGCCGATAGTTCGATTCGTAGAAGTAGCGAAACTGACGAAGAGTCGGTATCGATGTTTTATCAGCGCTTGGATAGCGTGATTTATATAGACCAATAGCTTTGTCTTTTGCATCTTTGATAGAAAATTTGTCATTTTGTAAAAAGAACCCATCAATGGCTAAACGGAAAAGCTCGGCAACATCATCAGTAATAATTGCCCCGACACCTTCGCTCGTTGTTCGCTTACGTCCAAGTTTCTTGTCTATTTTTCGTCTCGACTTACCTTTACCACCGCACCGATAGTAATCCGGTAGTAAGGCGTTTGGTGTCATCCCTCGTTGCCAATATCGGCGCAATTGACGAACAAAATAGATCCTTGGTTTACCCGTTTGCTCAACTGCGCTTCTAATTAGTTGATTACGTGACGATTTATTAAATAACTTACTGTGTTCTTCCAATAAAATTTTGAGCAGCGAATATGCCTGATCTCTCTTTGTACTTTGAGGGCTATTGATTTCAACGAGAGAGAAAGTAAAAGGCTCATTAATGCTTTTTATTGTTTTGTTAATGGTCAGTTCTCGTAACTCGGGGATAGGCTTACTGATGGGCCAAGCAGAATCATCATCTATATTAATCAACCAAACAAATTCTATCGTTTCGTATACGATACGCACACGCTCATCGGAATCAGTATATTGATAGACTTGATTAAGAAGCATTGCCCGCCCCGAAGCCTGCACTGTAGTTTGCTAACAGCTCGATATCTCCACATTTCCAATCTGTGAATGGGACTTCTAGAGAGGCTTTTAAATATTGATTGGCGATACCAAAGCGAAGAGTTTCAATATGTGTGCCTGCTTCTAACTGGTAGCGATCATCCAATTTAGCACAGTATCTGGCAACAAAATCTTTGGGTTGCTTGGCTAGCCTAACAGCGAGGTCCATTACATCTTGCTTGGTGAGTGAGCAATGATCTTCGGTATCGATATCGATAAGTGGTCTTATCCAATTCAAATTCATCTTGAGATCGTTGGAGATATCTTGGTCGGTAAAAATAAGGCATGGAACCTGTGCAGATTCCCAAAATGCTTTCTCTATTTGAATTTTTTCGATAATTCGTTTGCGGTCAAGATCTGCAGCTGGTTTAACTGGTATGGCTAATTTTTTACCATCAACAAAATCAATTAGTAGATCTGTCGTTACGATTTTTAGCTCACCTCTAATTTGAGGATGTTTTATACCTAATTGACGGCAAATATTGAGTGAGTCAGCGAGGGGGATAGGGAATTGCTCTCGAATGTCGATGACATCCTTGCACCAGTCAAAAACCAAAAATGCAGCAAGTTCTATTCCGGACAGGAAATGATGAGTACGCCCTATAGTAGCGCTTTTTACTCGAATGCTTTCGCCTGAGCTGCTAAATTCGCCTACTTGAACAAAGGGTACATAATCTTTGCCGATCCCTTCTCCGCGCTTTTCTTTTAAGCGCTTTTGGTCTTTTTTATTAAGTGGCTTATCTGCATCAGACATAAAAACCTCCTGCTAAGACAACTTAACAGGAGGTTAAAAAACGATCAATCTTTATTGTAAATGATCAATGTTTATTGTAAACGATCAAACTTTATTGTCCGCCGACAATCTGCATGACTCGTTTTGGTGGATTATTCCACGGTGACAGCCTTGGCTAGGTTGCGTGGCTGGTCGACATCGGTGCCTTTGATCAGGGCGACGTGGTAGGACAGCAGTTGCAGCGGTACCGTATAGAGGATAGGCGCGACCAAGTCGTCACAGTGAGGAACATCCAGCACTTGCATGGTGTCGTCGCTGACGAATTGCGCATCTTTGTCTGCGAATACATACATCAGGCCACCACGGGCGCGCACTTCCTCTACGTTTGAATGCAGTTTTTCCAGCAGCTCATTATTAGGCGCCACCACAATCACCGGCATCTCTGCGTCGATCAATGCCAATGGCCCGTGCTTGAGTTCTCCCGCAGCATACGCTTCGGCATGAATATAGGAGATCTCTTTGAGCTTCAGCGCTCCTTCCATCGCGATGGGGTACTGATCACCACGGCCTAAGAACAATGCGTGTTGTTTATCTGCAAAGTCAGCGGCTAAGGCTTCAATGGCTTTAGAGCCACGCAGCAGTTGTTCCACTTTGGCGGGAACGGCTTTCAGCTCACTGATCACTTCCGCTTCGCGCTCTGCCGTGATCTTGTTTTGCAAACGGCCGATGCCCAAGGTGAGTAGCAACAGCGCAACCAATTGCGTGGTGAACGCTTTAGAGGAAGCCACCCCAATTTCTACGCCGGCTTTGGTCATGAAGGCGAGGTCTGATTCACGTACCAAAGAAGAGCCCGGTACATTACACACGGCCAAGCTAGACATATAACCCATGTCTTTTGCTAGGCGCAATGCGGCGAGAGTGTCTGCGGTTTCACCTGATTGAGACAAGGTGACAAATAAGCTGTTGGGACGCACAACAGATTTGCGATAGCGAAACTCTGAAGCGATCTCAACATTACAGGTCACTCCGGCAATCGCTTCCAGCCAATAGCGGGCCACCATACCTGAGTTATAACTGGTGCCACAGGCGCAGATTTGTACATGTTCTACTTTGGAAAGCAGTGTCTCACTGCCTTCGCCGAAAGCGTCAATATTGACGCCACTCGTAGATACACGTTGATCCAGGGTTTGTTGCAATGCCACTGGCTGTTCGAAGATCTCTTTCTCCATAAAGTGGCGGAAATTGCCTTTACCACCGGCATCATGCTCTACGTCAGACTCGATCACTTCGCGTTGAACAGGCGCGCCATTAATGTCAAAAATTTCTACACCGCCACGGGTAAGTTCAGCGACATCACCCTCTTCTAAATAGCTGAAGCGACGGGTAACCGGTAATAAGGCCAGTTGATCAGAGGCTAAGAACATTTCGCCGATCCCGTAGCCGATCACTAGCGGGCTGCCTGAGCGTGCAACAACTAAACGGTCAGGGTCATTTTTGTCCAATACCACGGTGCCGTAAGCACCTTCCAGCTGTGTGGCTGCTTTTTGTACTGCTTCGCGCAGACTGTTGGCTGTTTTAAGCTCATGATGTACTAAGTGAACAATCACTTCGGTATCGGTTTGCGATGTGAAGTTATAGCCTTTGCCGCGAAGTCGTTCCCGCAGTTCATTATGATTTTCGATAATGCCGTTGTGTACAACAGCCAGGGTACCGTTAGATATATGTGGGTGAGCATTGATTTCGCTGGGTTCGCCATGGGTTGCCCAGCGGGTATGCGCAATACCGATAGGGCCATTGGCCGCTGAGGCTGCGACGGCATCGTCCAGTTCTTGCACTTTACCTAAGCGGCGCACGCGTTGTAATTCGCCGTGCGCATCCAGCACCGCAATACCGGCGGAGTCATACCCGCGGTATTCTAGACGTTTCAGGCCTTCTACCAATATTTCAGCTACGTTTCGTTGTGCTACAGCGCCTACGATTCCACACATGTTTGATTCTCCAGAAAATTCATAATTGTTGTGAGGCTATTTATCCATTGTGGCACAAACGACGGTGACACCATGGCGTTCAATATCTGCTTTTATTTGTGGTGATATGTCGGCATCGGTAACCAAAGTATCGATATTGCTCCATGGCAACTCTAAATTTGGGATCCGTCTACCGATTTTGTCTGATTCGATTAACACCACGACTTCTCGTGCGACTTCAGCCATCTGCTGACTCAAACCGACTAACTCATTAAAGGTGGTTGTGCCGCGTTCCGGATCAATGCCATCCGCACCGATAAATAGCTGGTCAAAGTCGTAAGCCCTGAGGACTTGTTCAGCGACCTGGCCTTGAAATGCTTCTGAGTGCGGATCCCAGGTGCCGCCCGTCATTAACAGCGTGGGTTCGTTTTCTAGTTCAAGTAAGGCGTTGGCGACTTTTATTGAGTTCGTCATCACCACTAGGCCTTGTTTCGAATTTAGGGCGGGAATGAGCGCGCCTGTGGTACTGCCGCTATCAATAATGATCCGGTTGTGATCTCGTATACGCGCCGCAGCAGCCAAAGCGATAGGTTTCTTTTTTTTCGAAACTTTTTGATCGTCTGCTTCACTTGAGTCACTGATCAGGTCTTTTGGTAAAGGCACGGCGCCACCGTAGCGTCTCAGCAATATACCGCTCTTCTCCAATGCACTCAGATCTTTTCTGATAGTGACTTCGGACGTATCAAACTCTTTGGAGAGTTGGTCAACACTGACTTCACCCTGCGCTTGCAGCTGGGCAACGATTTGGTGTCGGCGGTTTTGTGTATTGCGTTTAGACATAACACCTAATGTTTCGTTTTTGGGGTTGCGACTATATCAGTTCGAAACTTATTGGGTCAAACGAAACTTTTGAGTATAAGTTGAAGTTCTAAAATGGCGATTAGAAAGCAATTATAGTTGGTGTTGGGTAAAGGGGATCTTTCGATTGGCTAAATAAAGTTACGACTGTTTCGCACTATGTGTTTCTGCCATGGCAAGCAGTTTGAAGCCGTATGATTTGGTCACATATAGAAAAGCCGCTTAAAAGCGGCATTTTCTGTTTTTGGTGGATATCAGGCTTAGATGCGTTTACTCGATATTCTGAATATTAATGTAGAGTTAAATGTTAAATTAATTAAAAATCAAGCAACTGCAGATTAAATGGTCTTAATTATTCTTTGTTGACCACCAATTTAACCACCAGTCATTCACTTCCTAGATACGAGCCTATTAGGCGATGAATTACCTTACCTCACCCCTTGCCTGACGCAAAGTATCAGCTTTTAGTATCTTTCTCCAGTCATGTAGTGGTTATTCACATTTATGTGGGCGTTATTGTGTCCATAAGTTAGGAAATGACGCTATAATAGACATTATTGTATCCATTGAGATTGCGTATGAACTTTTCACTTTTAGATGATACCGATGTAAGCCAAGCTTTTGCTACTCATCTGCGGGGTTTGCGTAAACAAGCGAAGCTATCGCGAGAGGCACTGGCACTGCGTAGTTGTGTACCTGCTTCGACCATAAAAAAGTTTGAACTCACCGGGCAAATTTCATTTCGTCAGCTGCTGCTTTTGTGGCAGTCGCTGGATTCACTAGACAGGCTTTATCAACTGACACAAACCACGGCTGACCGTACCGCTTTACCGACCAGTATAGAAGAGGTGCTTAAAGATGAGCTTTAAATCCATTCAAAAGTTGAATGTGGAGCGCACTCTCACAACGGGCGAAACTGTATCGGTGGGTGTATTAGCGCAAAACCGCCAAGGTGTTTTCTTTCAGTATGATGAAAGTTATCTAAGCAGGTTTGGCAATTTATCCCCTTTTACTCTTCAAGGCGATGTGCGATTACAGCAAGCACCGAAAGAGCCTCACCAAGGTATACACGGCGTTTTTGGAGACAGCCTTCCCGATGGTTGGGGTTTGTTGTTGCAAGATCGTGTGTTTCGCCAACAAGGTATAATACCCGCACAAGTAACAGCAATGGATAGACTGGCGTTTGTTGGCCAGCAAGGAATGGGGGCATTGTCTTTTACGCCTGTATCAGAGCTTTCATTAGATCAGCGTTCAGATATTGATTTGGAAACACTTGGGCTTGAAGCCCAAACCTTGTTCGACCAGTCCCTCTCTGACGATCTAGACGGTAGCACTCAGCAAGTGTTAGCAACGTTGGTAGCAGTCGGCAGCTCCGGCGGTGCTCGCCCTAAAGCGCAAATTTATATGCCCTCTGGTGACGCGACGCAATGCCGCACTTATGCACAATCTGGCGATGAAGCATGGTTAGTTAAGTTTACTTCGAAGAACTTAGCATTGGGCCACGAAGAAGGTTTGTGTGAAGCGGTCTATTTAGAAATGGCTGAATTGGCAAAATGTCAGCCACCGATTTGGCAGCTAATTGAAGCACCTGCGAGTAGCGGCGCTAAAGCATGGCTTGCGTTAAAGCGTTTCGATTATTTACCTGCGCAGGATAAGGCTGGGCGTTTACATATGCACAGTGCCTGCGGCCTATTGGATGCTGACTTTCGCAGCCCTAGCTTAGACTATAGCGATCTTATTAAAGCCAGCCGCCAATTGTGTAAGTCACCTGCTGCTGGGCAACTTCAATTTCGTCGCGCAATCTTTAACTTATTTGCAGCGAACCAAGACGATCACAGTAAAAACTGGGGCTTTTTACAAGCCGATGATGGCAACTGGCAACTCGCCCCTTTCTACGATGTTACGTTTAGCCCTCACCCCTTTAATGAGCATGCTACCGCCTTTGCTGGGTACGGAAAAGCGCCACCACTCAACGTGATGCAAAAGCTGGCTGCCAGTGCGGGCTTTGCTACTTGGAAGGAGGCGCAGCTTTGTATCAAAGAAGTGGTTGAGGCCATTAGCCAGTTTGCGCATCTTGCTCAGCAACACGTGATCAGCAAGACAACCGTGTTAGCGATAGAAAAAACTCTTGCAGAGCGCAAGCAAGAAAACGCGGCACTCTTGGTTTGAGATAATGTTTTCTTAGGTGACGTAGCAATAAGATAAAGAAGACGAGTAGATAAAACATGAAACCAGGTCGAAATGAACCTTGCCCTTGTGGCAGCGGTAAAAAGTACAAACGTTGCTGCATGAACAGTATTTCTAAACAACACACATCAATGCTGGATGACATTGAGCAAGTTGCGGTAATGAACCCTAACTTGTCTTTAGAAGAACTCAATATCGTTGCAGAGCAAAAAATGAAGGCGGCTAATGAACGGCCTCATCCTGATTTCTGTGGCCTTTCGCCAACACAAATGAGTAATTGGTTATATGCGCCTTTCAATGAATTGGCGTGGGTCACAATTAGCACGCCAGAGGATTTATCTGCTAGCCCAGTGATGCGTTATTTGGCATTGATTTTAGACGAAGCTATGCAGAATGGCGGTTCGTTTAAAGCCACCAGCAAAGGTAACTTGCCGATAAAAATCGTTAAATCGGCCAGTGAGTTATTGCCTGAGTTTGCCGTTTCTCAATTTGAACGACATATCAGCATTAGTGAATATGCAGGCAGTAACGAAGATAAGTTTAATGCATTGCATTACAGCCGGGTGCTGGCAGAGATAGTGGGTATCATCTATCTTCGAAGCGGTCGTTATCATGTTAAAAAAACAGCTCAAAAGCAGTACCTAACGCACGGTATTCAAGCATTCTTTATCCCTATGCTCGAAGCTACAACCTCTCAGTACAATTGGGGCTACCTAGATGGATGGGAGCACGATATTGACCTAAGAACCTTCTGGCTATTTATGCTGTGGCGATTGCAACGTCATGGCAATACAAAACAATTGATTGAAGAGGTAATGATCGCATTCCCAGACTTACTGCTGAGATGCCCTGAAGATGAGTACTCGTCCCCAAGTCAGCTACTAGGCACAATGATTGAATCGCGCTTTATTAAACGCTTCCTGGAGTTTTGGGGCTTTGTGACGGTTGCGCCAATGAGGCATGCTAATGAGCTTAGGACGCCGGATAAAGTAGAAGTGCAACCATTGATGAAGCAAGTTTTCCAATTCGATGTTTAGCGTGAATTAGAAGAGCAAGGTTAGGTCTTTCAGCTTAAGAGTTTGCCACGTTGTTCGAGAACGAGAGTAATCGTACATAGGTTTATTTGTTTGATGACTGCTTCATAACATCAACGAATCATGTTGTTTTAGTCTGGTTTTAGCTTTCAAGATTATGATAAGTATAAATTTAAATTTGCTTGATCGTTGCTTGATAACTTTCTTAGACTTGGCTTTGTATATAGCTTTCGCCAACCTATAAGTAAAACCAATACAGATATATTTCATCTTCCTGGATAAACCGATGCGATTTCAAGGAATGGGCGCATAAACTCTTGGTAATTTGGGATCATGCATTGTCCTTTTGCTTTTCTATCCACGCTTCTAAATCTTCTCGCTTAAAGCGCCATGAACCACCAACCTTAAAGCTTGGTAGCTTGCCTTCACTGGCAAGTCGATACGCGGTTTTCTCTGCCAGCTTTAGATAAGCGACTACTTCTTTAAGAGTTAGAATTTGGTCAACCATCTGGTTGTGCTCTCTGCCATGTCATTTTTAGCACTTAATAGAGAGAATATGGGGAAATTGAGGAAGTAAAAATACGTTGACGAGTGTTTATGTGACTATTGTTTTATATGTTCTTTTTTGAATCTTAATCTAGTTCTGATGCTTGCACTTTCTCCATCATCCAATCGTCAACCTCACTTTCAAGCTAGGCTTTGCGCTTGCCCATAACCGTAACGTTCTTTGGGAAATCACCAGCTTTAATCAAGAGGTAGATACTGCTGCGGCACAGTGTAGTAACTTCCATCACATCGCGTAGTCGAAG
This genomic window from Corallincola holothuriorum contains:
- a CDS encoding Mu transposase C-terminal domain-containing protein — its product is MLLNQVYQYTDSDERVRIVYETIEFVWLINIDDDSAWPISKPIPELRELTINKTIKSINEPFTFSLVEINSPQSTKRDQAYSLLKILLEEHSKLFNKSSRNQLIRSAVEQTGKPRIYFVRQLRRYWQRGMTPNALLPDYYRCGGKGKSRRKIDKKLGRKRTTSEGVGAIITDDVAELFRLAIDGFFLQNDKFSIKDAKDKAIGLYKSRYPSADKTSIPTLRQFRYFYESNYRQHDVVKLRTPSKIYDKDIRALTSTSAYMNIGPGGRYEIDATIADLYLVSEKDPNKIIGRPVVYIVKDVFSRMVTGLYVGLENPSWVAAMMAMSNAFLDKTEYCRSYGIDIDNSMWPSVGLPASIMADKGELLHRQADVLVNAFNVQLSNSRSYRGDDKGGVERYFNTLQTKFKPYISGIVEPVNGKKRLGRRYELDAELTLAAFTETVIHIIINYNTRHVVKDYDFAKDMPDELPAVPLQLWNWGIKNRTGKLRACSKDLVEVNLLPTENGTVSEVGIGFKGLKYTCSEAMAEGWFDRFKHARQKNVEIAFDPRRTNVIYLRPDNSYQSYWICELSDRSRRYKGMSFVDAAGILKSSKVAEASANQDKDFEAPNLQEKMESIAKRERDKKGSAPKLTGSQRLAGIKGNRDAERELERDNTAVNLKHKSKQSAADVIDIHTGHNSENIEYPSLDDFLEEDDD
- a CDS encoding TnsA endonuclease N-terminal domain-containing protein codes for the protein MSDADKPLNKKDQKRLKEKRGEGIGKDYVPFVQVGEFSSSGESIRVKSATIGRTHHFLSGIELAAFLVFDWCKDVIDIREQFPIPLADSLNICRQLGIKHPQIRGELKIVTTDLLIDFVDGKKLAIPVKPAADLDRKRIIEKIQIEKAFWESAQVPCLIFTDQDISNDLKMNLNWIRPLIDIDTEDHCSLTKQDVMDLAVRLAKQPKDFVARYCAKLDDRYQLEAGTHIETLRFGIANQYLKASLEVPFTDWKCGDIELLANYSAGFGAGNAS
- the glmS gene encoding glutamine--fructose-6-phosphate transaminase (isomerizing), translated to MCGIVGAVAQRNVAEILVEGLKRLEYRGYDSAGIAVLDAHGELQRVRRLGKVQELDDAVAASAANGPIGIAHTRWATHGEPSEINAHPHISNGTLAVVHNGIIENHNELRERLRGKGYNFTSQTDTEVIVHLVHHELKTANSLREAVQKAATQLEGAYGTVVLDKNDPDRLVVARSGSPLVIGYGIGEMFLASDQLALLPVTRRFSYLEEGDVAELTRGGVEIFDINGAPVQREVIESDVEHDAGGKGNFRHFMEKEIFEQPVALQQTLDQRVSTSGVNIDAFGEGSETLLSKVEHVQICACGTSYNSGMVARYWLEAIAGVTCNVEIASEFRYRKSVVRPNSLFVTLSQSGETADTLAALRLAKDMGYMSSLAVCNVPGSSLVRESDLAFMTKAGVEIGVASSKAFTTQLVALLLLTLGIGRLQNKITAEREAEVISELKAVPAKVEQLLRGSKAIEALAADFADKQHALFLGRGDQYPIAMEGALKLKEISYIHAEAYAAGELKHGPLALIDAEMPVIVVAPNNELLEKLHSNVEEVRARGGLMYVFADKDAQFVSDDTMQVLDVPHCDDLVAPILYTVPLQLLSYHVALIKGTDVDQPRNLAKAVTVE
- a CDS encoding DeoR/GlpR family DNA-binding transcription regulator, whose protein sequence is MSKRNTQNRRHQIVAQLQAQGEVSVDQLSKEFDTSEVTIRKDLSALEKSGILLRRYGGAVPLPKDLISDSSEADDQKVSKKKKPIALAAAARIRDHNRIIIDSGSTTGALIPALNSKQGLVVMTNSIKVANALLELENEPTLLMTGGTWDPHSEAFQGQVAEQVLRAYDFDQLFIGADGIDPERGTTTFNELVGLSQQMAEVAREVVVLIESDKIGRRIPNLELPWSNIDTLVTDADISPQIKADIERHGVTVVCATMDK
- a CDS encoding helix-turn-helix domain-containing protein — its product is MNFSLLDDTDVSQAFATHLRGLRKQAKLSREALALRSCVPASTIKKFELTGQISFRQLLLLWQSLDSLDRLYQLTQTTADRTALPTSIEEVLKDEL
- a CDS encoding type II toxin-antitoxin system HipA family toxin; the encoded protein is MSFKSIQKLNVERTLTTGETVSVGVLAQNRQGVFFQYDESYLSRFGNLSPFTLQGDVRLQQAPKEPHQGIHGVFGDSLPDGWGLLLQDRVFRQQGIIPAQVTAMDRLAFVGQQGMGALSFTPVSELSLDQRSDIDLETLGLEAQTLFDQSLSDDLDGSTQQVLATLVAVGSSGGARPKAQIYMPSGDATQCRTYAQSGDEAWLVKFTSKNLALGHEEGLCEAVYLEMAELAKCQPPIWQLIEAPASSGAKAWLALKRFDYLPAQDKAGRLHMHSACGLLDADFRSPSLDYSDLIKASRQLCKSPAAGQLQFRRAIFNLFAANQDDHSKNWGFLQADDGNWQLAPFYDVTFSPHPFNEHATAFAGYGKAPPLNVMQKLAASAGFATWKEAQLCIKEVVEAISQFAHLAQQHVISKTTVLAIEKTLAERKQENAALLV
- a CDS encoding YecA family protein, with protein sequence MKPGRNEPCPCGSGKKYKRCCMNSISKQHTSMLDDIEQVAVMNPNLSLEELNIVAEQKMKAANERPHPDFCGLSPTQMSNWLYAPFNELAWVTISTPEDLSASPVMRYLALILDEAMQNGGSFKATSKGNLPIKIVKSASELLPEFAVSQFERHISISEYAGSNEDKFNALHYSRVLAEIVGIIYLRSGRYHVKKTAQKQYLTHGIQAFFIPMLEATTSQYNWGYLDGWEHDIDLRTFWLFMLWRLQRHGNTKQLIEEVMIAFPDLLLRCPEDEYSSPSQLLGTMIESRFIKRFLEFWGFVTVAPMRHANELRTPDKVEVQPLMKQVFQFDV
- the mads1 gene encoding methylation-associated defense system helix-turn-helix domain-containing protein MAD1, giving the protein MVDQILTLKEVVAYLKLAEKTAYRLASEGKLPSFKVGGSWRFKREDLEAWIEKQKDNA
- a CDS encoding AlpA family phage regulatory protein, encoding MEIIQNRSDRFLRLRDVMEVTTLCRSSIYLLIKAGDFPKNVTVMGKRKA